A window of Variovorax paradoxus EPS genomic DNA:
CGCCTCGCTCGGCGGTCTCGGCGGCTGCCCCTACGCGCCCGGCGCCTCGGGCAATGCCGTGACCGAAGACCTCGTCTTCATGTTCGAGGCCATGGGCGTTCGCACCGGCATCGACATCCAGAAACTCATCGCGGCGCGCGCGCCGCTCATGGCCGGCCTGCCCGGCGAACCGGTCTACGGCATGACGCCCGAAGCCGGGTTGCCCAAAGGTTTTGCCCAGGAACACAACACACATGTCTGAAGCCAATCCACCGCCCTCCCTTCCCTACGCTGGCATCCGCGTCGTCGAGTTCACCCACATGGTCATGGGCCCGACCTGCGGGCTGCTGCTGGCCGATCTCGGCGCCGAAGTCATCAAGGTCGAGCCCATCGAGGGCGACAACACGCGCCGCCTGCTCGGCTCGGGTTCGGGCTTTTTCCCGACCTTCAACCGCAACAAGAAGAGCATCGCGCTCGACCTGAAGAAGCCCGAAGGCGTCGAAGCCGCGCTGCGCCTGATCGCCACCGCCGACATCGTGAGCGAGAACTTCAAGCCCGGCACGATGAAGAAGCTGGGGCTCGACTACGACACGCTCGCCAAGCTCAACCCGCGCCTCATCTACGTGAGCCACAAGGGCTTCCTGCCCGGCCCCTACGACCACCGCACGGCGCTGGACGAAGTGGTGCAGATGATGGGCGGCCTCGCCTACATGACCGGCCGCTCGGGCGACCCGCTGCGCGCGGGCACCAGCGTGAACGACATCATGGGCGGCATGTTCGGCGCCATCGGCGCGATGGCCGCGTTGCGCCAGCGCGATGCGACCGGCAAGGGCTGCGAGGTGCAGGCGGCGCTGTTCGAGAACAACGTGTTCCTCGTCGCGCAGCACATGATGCAGTTCGCCGCCACCGGCAAGGCGGCCGACCCGATGCCCAGCCGCATCTCGGCCTGGGCGGTGTACGACGTCTTCACCGTGAAGGACGGCGAGCAGATCTTCCTGGCGGCCGTCAGCGACAAGCAGTGGGCCATCTTCTGCAAGGCCTTCGGCCTGGAAGACATGCTGGCCGACCCGCGCCTGAAGACCAACAACGACCGCGTGCGCGCGCGCGACTGGATGATGCCGATCCTGCGCTCGCACCTGGCCGACCGCAGCGCGGCCGAACTCGCAGCGGTGTTCGAGCAGAACGAGTTGCCCTTCGCGCCGATCACCAAGCCAGAGGAGCTGTTCGATGATCCGCACCTGAACGCCACCGGCGGCCTCGCGCCCGTGCGCATGAACGACGGCCACATGGCGAAGGTGCCGCTCGCGCCCTTCACGCTCGGCGGCCAGCGCCCCGGCATCCGCCTGCAGCCGCCGCGCATCGGCGAGCACGGCGACGAGTTGCTGAGGGAAGTGGGCTACAGCGAGCCGGAAATCGCCGCGCTTCGCGCCGTTGGCGCAACCTCCGGCGGCTGAGGCCGGCTGGCGGGCTCTATCTATATAGTTTCCGCCCCATGGACCGCCTGAAGCAACTCGAATCCTTCGTCTCGGTCGCGACCCGCGGCAGTCTCACGGCCGCGGCCAAGGCCGAGGGCGTGGCGCCCGCGATCATGGGACGCCGGCTCGATGCGCTGGAGGAGCGGCTGGGCGTGAAGCTCCTGGTGCGCACCACGCGGCGCATCACGCTCACGCACGAGGGCAGCGCCTTTCTCGAAGACTGCCAGCGGCTGCTCACCGAATTCCAGAACGCCGAGGCCAGCGTGAGCGCTGGCGGCGTCAAGGCCAGCGGGCATCTGCGGGTCACGGCGCCGGCCGGCTTCGGACGCCGACACGTGGCGCCGCTGGTGCCGCGCTTTCATGCGCTGCATCCGGAGGTGACGATCTCGCTCAACCTCAGCGACCGCGTGGTCGACGTGACCGGCGAGAGCTTCGACTGCGCGGTGCGCGTGGGCGACCTGCCCGATTCATCGCTCGTGAGCGTGCGCCTTGCCGACAACCGCCGCCGATGCGTGGCGACGCCCGATTTCCTGCGCCGCCACGGCACGCCGAAACACCCCGGCGAGCTGTCGCGCTTCGCCTGCCTCACGCTGTCGAGCGATGCCTCGCAGACGCGCGGCTGGGCCTTTCGCGTCACCACCGAGGCCGGCGTGGAAGAGCTGATCCACCTGCGCCCGAGCGGTCCGCTCGATTGCTCCGACGGCCAGGTGCTGCACGACTGGTGCCTGGCCGGCCACGGCATCGCCTGGCGCAGCACCTGGGAAGTCGAGGCCGAGATCGACGCGGGCCTCTTGGTGCCGGTGCTCGACGAATTCGCCGCGCCGCCCAACGGCATCTACGCAGTGTTCGCGGGCGCCAAGCACCTGCCGCTGCGGGTGCGACTGTGGCTTGATTTCCTCAAGGACCAGTACGGACAACCGGAATTCTGGGGACGAACGGCCTGACGGCTCGGGAGCGGCGGCACAATCTGTTTGCATTTGCAACCCGTTCCGGAAGAAAGCCATCGATGACCCTCGAAGCCATCCTCGCCTACGTGCACTTGCTCGCCATCCTCACGATGGTCGTGTTCATCTCCAGCGAGGCCGCCCTGTGCCGCGTGCAGTGGCTCAACGCCGCGGTCGTCGAGCGGCTCGCCAAGGTCGACATGGTCTACGGCATCGCCGCCATCGCGGTGCTCGCGACCGGCATCGCGCGCACCTGGTGGGGCGTGAAGGGCACGGCCTGGTACTGGACCAACCCGCTGCTGCACGTGAAGCTGGGGCTCTTCATCATCGTGGGCGTGCTGTCGATCTTTCCGACGCTCACCTATTTCCGCTGGCGCAAGACGCTGCGTTCCACCGGCAAGCTGCCGGTCGAGGCCGACATCAAGAAGACGCGCAAGCTGGTGATGGTGCAGGCCCACCTGATCGCGCTGATCCCGCTGGTCGCCGTGTTCCTGGCGCGCGGCTTCGGCAAGTAATAGAAATAGAAATAGAAAAGCCCGCACGGGGCGGGCTTTTTTTTCTTTTCGGCGTTGACCTTGGTCAGCGCGACGCGGGCCTCATCAGGCCTTGGCGTCTTTCTCGCACTTCTTGATGAAGCTGTTCTTGGCGGCGCCGGCCAGCGGCTTGCCGTTCTTGTCGATGGCCTTGGCGGCGCAAGCGGGCGCTGCGGCGGCCTTGGTTTCCTTCTCGCACTTCTTGATGGAGCTGGCCTTGGCGGCGCCGGCCAGGGGCTTGCCGTTCTTGTCGATGGCCTTGGCGTCGCAGGTGGCGCCGGCGGCGGGTGCTGCTGCAGCGGGAGCGGCTGCGGCCGGGGCGACAGCGGGCGCGGGAGCCTTGTCTTGTGCCTGTGCGGCGCCGAAGGAAAGGCAGGCGCCCAGGGCGACCAGGGAAAGGAACTTCTTCATGGTGATATGTCCTTGCAAGGTGGAGTTGTGACAGGTGCCCCGCCCCGGGGCCGCTCATCCTAACGGCCGGAGGCAACGATCGGATGACGATCGTCAACAGCGCCCGGGTTTGCCCCCGGTAAAATTCGCAGATGCTATTGGTCAAACAGGAGCTGCTCGCGGCGCTCGCGAACACGCTCGAATCCCTCTCCCCCGGCGCTGGCGCCAAAGCCGCGTTCGAATCGCCCAAGGTGGCGGCGCATGGCGATTTCGCTAGCACCGCCGCCATGCAGCTCGCCAAACCGCTCGCGAAGAAGCCCCGCGAACTGGCCGAGCAACTGAGCGCTGCGCTGCTCGCCACCCCCGCTTTCGGCCAATGGGTCGAAGCCATCGAGATCGCCGGCCCCGGCTTCCTCAACATCCGCCTGAAGACCGCCGCCAAGCAGCAGATCGTGCGCGAAGTGCTGGCCGCAGGTAACACTTTTGGCCAGCAGCCCGCCACCGGCGAGAAGGTGCTGGTCGAATTCGTCTCGGCCAACCCGACCGGCCCGCTGCATGTGGGCCACGGCCGCCAGGCAGCACTGGGCGACGCCATCTGCAACCTGCGCGCCTCGCAGGGCGACAGCGTCTGGCGCGAGTTCTATTACAACGACGCCGGCGTGCAGATCCAGACGCTGGCCAACAGCACGCAGCTGCGCGCCCGCGGCTTCAAGCCGGGCGACCCGGAATGGCCGAGCGGCGAAAAGGCACCCGCCTACAACGGCGACTACATCGCCGACATCGCCGAGGACTTCAAGGCCAAGAAAACCGTCAAGTCGGACGACCGCGAATACACCGCGAGCGGCGACATCGACGACATCGATTCCATCCGCGAATTCGCCGTGGCGTACCTGCGCCGCGAACAGGACCTGGACCTGCAGGCCTTCCGCGTGCGCTTCGACAACTACTACCTCGAGTCCAGCCTCTACACCAGCGGCCGCGTCGAAGCCGCCGTGGGCAAGCTCGTGGCCGCCGGCAAGACCTACGAGGAAGACGGCGCGCTCTGGCTCAAGTCGACCGACTACGGCGACGACAAAGACCGTGTGATGAAGAAGAAGGACGGCACGTACACGTACTTCGTGCCCGACGTCGCCTATCACATTGCCAAGTGGGAGCGGGGTTTCCACAAGGTCGTGAACATCCAGGGCACCGACCACCACGGCACGATCGCGCGGGTGCGCGCCGGGCTGCAGGCGGCGGGCGAGGGCATTCCCGAGGGCTATCCCGACTACGTGCTGCACACGATGGTGCGCGTGATGAAGGGCGGCGAAGAGGTCAAGATCAGCAAGCGCGCCGGCAGCTACGTGACGCTGCGCGACCTGATCGAGTGGACCAGCACCGATGCCGTGCGCTTCTTCCTCCTGAGCCGCAAGCCCGACACCGAATACACCTTCGACGTCGACCTCGCGGTGACCAAGAACAACGACAACCCGGTGTACTACGTGCAGTACGCGCATGCGCGCATCTGCTCGGTGTTGGCCGGCTGGGGCGGCGACGCCGCCACGCTGAAGGATGTGGACCTGTCGCCGCTCAAGAGCCCGGCAGCGCAGGCGCTCATGCTGCTTTTGGCCAAGTACCCGGCCATGCTCACCGCCGCGTCGAAGGATTTCGCCCCGCACGACGTCACTTTCTACCTGCGCGAATTGGCCGCTAGTTACCACAGCTATTACGACGCCGAGCGCATTCTGGTGGACGACGAAAAGGTCAAGCTGGCCCGCCTGGCGCTGGTCGCCGCGACCGCGCAGGTGCTGCACAATGGCCTCGCGATTCTCGGCGTCAGTGCGCCGAACAAGATGTGAACCTCACTCCCATGAAGAAGACAACCAGACAACGCGGCAACATCGTCATCGGCCTGATCATCGGGCTGGTGATCGGCCTGGGCGTGGCGCTGGGCATCGCGGTCTACGTGACCAAGGTGCCGATCCCGTTCGTGAACAAGACGCAAAAGGGCGGCGCCGAGCAGGACGAAGCCGAGGCCCGCAAGAACCGCGACTGGGACCCCAACGCGCCGCTGGCCGGCAAGGCCGGCGCCGCCAAGCCGACGCCGCCGGCCGCCACCGGTCCGGTCAACCCGGTCACCGGCGAACCCGCCACCAGCACCACCGCCGTCGCACCCGGCACGCCGCCCCCGGCCACCGCACCGGTGCCCGTGGTGGTTGCGCCCAAGCCGACGCGTGCGGTGCCCGTGCCGGCCGAAGCCAATGCGCTGCCGGCGTCGAACGATCCACTGGGCGACCTGGCCCGTGCCCGCGCGGGCACCGGCTCGGGCAGCACGACCGTGGCATCCGCCGTGCCGAGCAGCAACGCCAACAACAGCGCCGCGGCGTCTTCCGGCGCCGATCCGTTCATGTACTTCGTGCAGGCCGGCGCCTTCCGCACCACCGACGACGCCGAGGCGCAGCGCGCCAAGTTGTCGCTGATGGGCGTCGAGGCCCGGGTCACCGAGCGCGAGCAGGCTGGCCGCACGGTCTACCGCGTGCGCGCCGGTCCGTTCAACAAGAAGGACGATGCCGACCGCCTCAAGGAGCGGCTCGATGGCGGCGGCCTCGAATCGGCCCTGGTCCGCGTGCAGCGCTGACCGACCGGACGCTCCGTTGCTGCCACAAATAGCCCTTAAGCTTCGCCGCGCGGCATTTGCCGCCACCATTCAGCGCCCTGGGCGTGCCGGGTGATCGCTTGCGAGGAACTCCTCGCCGCGCCCCGGCTCAGTCTGCCGTACCAACAGGAGAACCCTTTCAATGAAACGTCGTGACTTTTCGCTGGCCGCCACTTCGCTCGGGCTGCTTTCGCTGGCCGCCAATCCGGCCCACGCCCAGGCGCGCATGCCCAAGGCCGGCTCCGAGTACCTTGTGCTCGACAAGCGCGTGCCTGTCGATGCACCGGCCGGCAAGGTCGAGGTGGTCGAGTTCTTCTCGTACAACTGCCCTCATTGCAACGACTTCGAGCCCGCGCTCGAAGCCTGGGCCAAGACGGCACCCAAGGAAGTCGCCTTCCGCCGCATCCCGGTGCCTTTCGTGGGCAACGACGTCGAAGCCAAGCAGCGCCTGTACTACGCGCTCGAGGCGATGGGCAAGGTCGACGAATTCCAGCCGAAGGTCTTCAACGCGATCCACAAGCAGCGCCAGAACGTGAATGGCGATGCCAACATCATTGCCTGGGTCGCTGCCAACGGTATCGACGGCACCAAGTTCAAGGAAGTCTTCACCTCGTTCGGCGTGGCCAGCAAGGCCAAGCGCGCCTCGCAGATGACCGACGCCTACAAGGTGGCTGGCGTCCCGGCGATGGCCGTGGCCGGCCGCTGGTACGTGGATGGCGAGACCGCCGGCAACATGACCAACGTGCTGCAAGTGGTCAACTTCCTGGTCGGCGAAGCAAAGAAGGGCTGACGCCTTCCGGCTGCGCGGCACTTCGTGTCCGCTGCGCCACCCCTTGCGGGGAGCGACACCAGCGGCCGGCGGAGCCGGTTCCGCGGTGTCTCCCGATGGGAACACCGGCCCGCTTCAGCGGGCCTTTTTCATCGGGGTTGGTAACTGGTGTTAATCCGCCGCATACAATGGTTCAGAGCAAGTTTCGTGCCTCTATGACATTGCCCTCCTACCCAAACAACACCCCCCTCGTTCGTCGCATCGGCCGCCTGGCCATCGGCGCGCTGTTGCTGGCCGGCCTCGCCTCGGGCGTCCTGGCCGAGACCGCCGACCGCAGCAAGCCGATGAACATCGAGTCGGACGCCATGCGCTACGACGACCTGAAGCAGACCAGCGTGTTCACCGGCAACGTGCTCGTCACGAAGGGCACGATCATCATCCGCGGCGCGCGCCTCGATGTGCGCCAGGATGCCGAGGGCTACCAGTACGGCGTGGTCACCGCGGCACCCGGCAAGCGCGCTTACTACAAGCAGAAGCGCAATGCGCCCGACGAGTGGATCGAGGGCGAATCCGAAGTCATCGAATACGACAGCCGCGCCGACAACGTCAAGTTCATCCGCAACGCCACCATGCGCCGGCTGCTCGGCGCCACGCCGAACGACGAAAGCCAGGGCGCGCTGATCGTCTACGACCAGAGCAACGACACCTACACCGTCAACGGTTCGACCGTGCCGCCGAACACCGCGGTGAACGCATCGACCCCCACCGGCCGCGTCAAGACCATCCTCACGCCCAAGGCCGCCACCGCGCCGAAGCCCGGCGCCTCGGCACCGGCCGGCGCGAAGCCCGCGGCACCGGCTTCCACCCCCGCGCCCGGCACCGGCCTGCGCTCGACCACCACGCTGAGTGGAGAGGGAGAAGGGCGCAAGTGATCGAAACCGCCGGAATCCAGGAAGCCAACACCGTCCCGGGCAGCCGCTTGGTCGCACGCGGCCTGCAGAAAAGCTATGGCAGCCGCACCGTCGTGAAGGACGTCTCGCTCGACGTGCAGAAGGGCGAAGTCGTCGGCCTGCTCGGCCCCAACGGTGCCGGCAAGACCACATCGTTCTACATGATCGTCGGGCTGGTGCGCGCCGATGCGGGCGAGATCACCATCGATGGCGAGCCGATCGCCCACATGCCGATCCACCGCCGCGCGCGCATGGGCCTGAGCTACCTGCCGCAGGAAGCGTCGATCTTCCGCAAGCTCACGGTCGAGGAAAACGTGCGCGCCGTGCTCGAGCTGCAGCGCGAACCCGACGAGAACGGCAAGGTGGTGGCGCTGTCGAAGAAGCACATCGAGGAGCGCCTGTCCGAACTGCTGACCGACCTGCGTGTCGATCACCTGCGCGATTCGCCCGCGCTCGCGTTGTCGGGCGGCGAACGCCGCCGCGTCGAAATTGCGCGCGCGCTGGCAACCCAGCCGCGCTTCATCCTGCTGGACGAGCCCTTCGCCGGCATCGACCCGATCGCGGTGATCGAGATCCAGCGGATCATCAGTTTCCTGAAGGAACGTGGCATCGGCGTGCTCATCACCGACCACAACGTGCGTGAAACGCTGGGCATCTGCGATCACGCTTTCATCATCAGCGACGGGCACGTGCTGGCACAAGGCACACCCTCGGAGATCGTCGACAACGCCGAGGTACGCAGGGTGTACCTGGGCGAACACTTCCGCATGTAAGGGAGGGTCGCGTTCTTCATGAAGCAAGGGCTGTCCCTTCGCGTCTCGCAGCATCTGGCGCTCACGCCACAACTGCAGCAGTCGATCCGGCTGCTGCAGCTCTCCACGCTCGAACTGAGCCAGGAGGTCGAGCAGATGCTGGACGAGAACCCGTTCCTCGAGCGCACCGCTGAAGAAGCGGCGCGCGAGGAATTCGGGCTCGATGCCGTCGACACGCCGGTGCCGCGCGACGACGGCGGTGAAACCGGCGAAGGCGATTTCGCCCCGGTCTCGACCAGCAGTGCGACGACCACGACCGAGACCTCCTCCACGCCCGACTCCGACGGCCCTGCCGCCGAGATCACCGAGCGCGAGCCCGACTGGGAAGGCGACGGCACCGTCGACATGGCGCCCGACGACAGCGAGTGGGGCAGCGACGCCCCCGCGCGCCAGAACAACCTGGGCGACGACGAACGCGCCGACGCCACCGAACTTGCGCGCAGCCAGGAGTCGCTGCAGTCGTTCCTGCACCGCCAGGCGCTGAGCCTGCGCCTGAACGAGAACGACAGCGCTGCGCTGCGCTTCCTCATCGAGTCGCTCAACGACGACGGCTACCTCGAAGACTCGCTCCCCGCGCTGGCCTCGGGCCTCGCGGGCGACGACAACGACCAGTTCGACGACCTCGTGCATCACTTCCAGGTGGCACTCGGGCTGCTGCAGAGCCTGGAGCCTGCCGGCGTCGGTGCGCGCGACCTGGGCGAATGCCTGGGCATCCAGCTGCGCGCGCTCGCCAGCGAAGACGAGACCGAGGACGAAGAACTCATCCGCAAGACCGCCATCGCGATCTGCAAGCAGCCGATGGAGCTGCTCGCGCGGCGCGACTTCAAGCGCCTGGCCACGCTCACGCGAACCAACGAAGAACTGGTGCGCTCGGCGCTGCAGATCATTGCGCGACTGGAGCCCAAGCCGGGCCGGCGCTTCGTCGACGTCGAGCGCAACATCGTCATTCCCGACGTGATCGTCACCAAGACGGGCCGCGGCACCAACATCAAGTTCCGCGTCATGCTGAACCCCGAGGTGATGCCGCGCCTGCGCGTGCACGACATCTACGCGGGCGCGCTCAAGTCGCACAAGGGCGAGGGCAGCCAGGCGCTCTCGCAGCGGCTGCAGGAGGCGCGCTGGTTCATCAAGAACATCCAGCAGCGCTTCGACACCATCCTGCGCGTGAGCAACGCCATCGTCGAGCGCCAGAAGAGCTACTTCGTGCACGGCGAGCTCGCGATGCGCCCGCTGGTGCTGCGCGAGATCGCCGACGAGCTGGGCCTGCACGAATCGACCATCTCGCGCGTGACCACCGCCAAGTACATGTCCACGCCGTTCGGCACGGTCGAACTCAAGTACTTCTTCGGCTCGGCGCTCGGCACCGAGACCGGCGGCAACGCATCGAGCACCGCGGTGCGCGCGCTCATCAAGCAGTTCGTGAGCTCCGAGAGCATCAAGAAGCCGCTGTCGGACAGCCAGATCTCCGAGATGCTGAAGGAGCAGGGCATCGAGTGCGCGCGCCGCACCGTGGCCAAGTACCGCGAGGCGCTGCGCATCGCGCCCGCCAACCTTCGCAAAGCCCTTTAGAAAGTCATCGATGACCCGTCGCCTGCTGTCGCGTTGTGGGCACTGGGTCTTCGCCATGGCGACCGTGTTGCTGTTCGCGGGTTGCGCGACCTTGCCCGACGAGGCGCCGCGTGCGCCCGCCAAGGCCATGGGCGTCTCGGCCGACACCGCGCTCGGCAAGATCGCGCTGGCCTCGCAGCCCGACCCTGACCTCAGCGGTTTCCGCTTGATGCCCGGCGGCGACTTCGCCTTCGACACCCGCATCCAGCTCGCGCGCCGCGCCCAGCGCACGCTCGACGTGCAGTACTACCAGATCGAGAACGACGAAACCGGCCGCTATCTCTTGCGCACCCTGCGCGATGCGGCCCAGCGCGGCGTGCGCGTGCGCCTCCTGATGGACGACCTCTACACGTCCGGCGAAGACGAACTTTTGCTCGGCCTGGCCGCCACGCCGAATGTCGAGCTGCGCCTCTTCAACCCATTCCCGGCCGGACGCGGCAGCCTGCTCAAGCGCTTCACCGCGTCGCTCTTCGACTTCAGCCGCGTCAACCGCCGCATGCACAACAAGCTCTTCATCGCCGATGGTGCGATGGCGGTGGCGGGCGGCCGCAACATCGGCAACCAGTACTTCACCCGAACCTCGGGCGAGAACTTCATCGACCTCGACACCTTCGTGACGGGCGCGCTGATCCCGCGCCTGGGCGTCTTGTTCGACCAGTA
This region includes:
- a CDS encoding CaiB/BaiF CoA transferase family protein; protein product: MSEANPPPSLPYAGIRVVEFTHMVMGPTCGLLLADLGAEVIKVEPIEGDNTRRLLGSGSGFFPTFNRNKKSIALDLKKPEGVEAALRLIATADIVSENFKPGTMKKLGLDYDTLAKLNPRLIYVSHKGFLPGPYDHRTALDEVVQMMGGLAYMTGRSGDPLRAGTSVNDIMGGMFGAIGAMAALRQRDATGKGCEVQAALFENNVFLVAQHMMQFAATGKAADPMPSRISAWAVYDVFTVKDGEQIFLAAVSDKQWAIFCKAFGLEDMLADPRLKTNNDRVRARDWMMPILRSHLADRSAAELAAVFEQNELPFAPITKPEELFDDPHLNATGGLAPVRMNDGHMAKVPLAPFTLGGQRPGIRLQPPRIGEHGDELLREVGYSEPEIAALRAVGATSGG
- a CDS encoding LysR family transcriptional regulator; the protein is MDRLKQLESFVSVATRGSLTAAAKAEGVAPAIMGRRLDALEERLGVKLLVRTTRRITLTHEGSAFLEDCQRLLTEFQNAEASVSAGGVKASGHLRVTAPAGFGRRHVAPLVPRFHALHPEVTISLNLSDRVVDVTGESFDCAVRVGDLPDSSLVSVRLADNRRRCVATPDFLRRHGTPKHPGELSRFACLTLSSDASQTRGWAFRVTTEAGVEELIHLRPSGPLDCSDGQVLHDWCLAGHGIAWRSTWEVEAEIDAGLLVPVLDEFAAPPNGIYAVFAGAKHLPLRVRLWLDFLKDQYGQPEFWGRTA
- a CDS encoding DUF2214 family protein is translated as MTLEAILAYVHLLAILTMVVFISSEAALCRVQWLNAAVVERLAKVDMVYGIAAIAVLATGIARTWWGVKGTAWYWTNPLLHVKLGLFIIVGVLSIFPTLTYFRWRKTLRSTGKLPVEADIKKTRKLVMVQAHLIALIPLVAVFLARGFGK
- the argS gene encoding arginine--tRNA ligase, which codes for MLLVKQELLAALANTLESLSPGAGAKAAFESPKVAAHGDFASTAAMQLAKPLAKKPRELAEQLSAALLATPAFGQWVEAIEIAGPGFLNIRLKTAAKQQIVREVLAAGNTFGQQPATGEKVLVEFVSANPTGPLHVGHGRQAALGDAICNLRASQGDSVWREFYYNDAGVQIQTLANSTQLRARGFKPGDPEWPSGEKAPAYNGDYIADIAEDFKAKKTVKSDDREYTASGDIDDIDSIREFAVAYLRREQDLDLQAFRVRFDNYYLESSLYTSGRVEAAVGKLVAAGKTYEEDGALWLKSTDYGDDKDRVMKKKDGTYTYFVPDVAYHIAKWERGFHKVVNIQGTDHHGTIARVRAGLQAAGEGIPEGYPDYVLHTMVRVMKGGEEVKISKRAGSYVTLRDLIEWTSTDAVRFFLLSRKPDTEYTFDVDLAVTKNNDNPVYYVQYAHARICSVLAGWGGDAATLKDVDLSPLKSPAAQALMLLLAKYPAMLTAASKDFAPHDVTFYLRELAASYHSYYDAERILVDDEKVKLARLALVAATAQVLHNGLAILGVSAPNKM
- a CDS encoding SPOR domain-containing protein, which codes for MKKTTRQRGNIVIGLIIGLVIGLGVALGIAVYVTKVPIPFVNKTQKGGAEQDEAEARKNRDWDPNAPLAGKAGAAKPTPPAATGPVNPVTGEPATSTTAVAPGTPPPATAPVPVVVAPKPTRAVPVPAEANALPASNDPLGDLARARAGTGSGSTTVASAVPSSNANNSAAASSGADPFMYFVQAGAFRTTDDAEAQRAKLSLMGVEARVTEREQAGRTVYRVRAGPFNKKDDADRLKERLDGGGLESALVRVQR
- a CDS encoding thiol:disulfide interchange protein DsbA/DsbL — protein: MKRRDFSLAATSLGLLSLAANPAHAQARMPKAGSEYLVLDKRVPVDAPAGKVEVVEFFSYNCPHCNDFEPALEAWAKTAPKEVAFRRIPVPFVGNDVEAKQRLYYALEAMGKVDEFQPKVFNAIHKQRQNVNGDANIIAWVAANGIDGTKFKEVFTSFGVASKAKRASQMTDAYKVAGVPAMAVAGRWYVDGETAGNMTNVLQVVNFLVGEAKKG
- the lptA gene encoding lipopolysaccharide transport periplasmic protein LptA, whose product is MTLPSYPNNTPLVRRIGRLAIGALLLAGLASGVLAETADRSKPMNIESDAMRYDDLKQTSVFTGNVLVTKGTIIIRGARLDVRQDAEGYQYGVVTAAPGKRAYYKQKRNAPDEWIEGESEVIEYDSRADNVKFIRNATMRRLLGATPNDESQGALIVYDQSNDTYTVNGSTVPPNTAVNASTPTGRVKTILTPKAATAPKPGASAPAGAKPAAPASTPAPGTGLRSTTTLSGEGEGRK
- the lptB gene encoding LPS export ABC transporter ATP-binding protein, yielding MIETAGIQEANTVPGSRLVARGLQKSYGSRTVVKDVSLDVQKGEVVGLLGPNGAGKTTSFYMIVGLVRADAGEITIDGEPIAHMPIHRRARMGLSYLPQEASIFRKLTVEENVRAVLELQREPDENGKVVALSKKHIEERLSELLTDLRVDHLRDSPALALSGGERRRVEIARALATQPRFILLDEPFAGIDPIAVIEIQRIISFLKERGIGVLITDHNVRETLGICDHAFIISDGHVLAQGTPSEIVDNAEVRRVYLGEHFRM
- the rpoN gene encoding RNA polymerase factor sigma-54 yields the protein MKQGLSLRVSQHLALTPQLQQSIRLLQLSTLELSQEVEQMLDENPFLERTAEEAAREEFGLDAVDTPVPRDDGGETGEGDFAPVSTSSATTTTETSSTPDSDGPAAEITEREPDWEGDGTVDMAPDDSEWGSDAPARQNNLGDDERADATELARSQESLQSFLHRQALSLRLNENDSAALRFLIESLNDDGYLEDSLPALASGLAGDDNDQFDDLVHHFQVALGLLQSLEPAGVGARDLGECLGIQLRALASEDETEDEELIRKTAIAICKQPMELLARRDFKRLATLTRTNEELVRSALQIIARLEPKPGRRFVDVERNIVIPDVIVTKTGRGTNIKFRVMLNPEVMPRLRVHDIYAGALKSHKGEGSQALSQRLQEARWFIKNIQQRFDTILRVSNAIVERQKSYFVHGELAMRPLVLREIADELGLHESTISRVTTAKYMSTPFGTVELKYFFGSALGTETGGNASSTAVRALIKQFVSSESIKKPLSDSQISEMLKEQGIECARRTVAKYREALRIAPANLRKAL